From the Periophthalmus magnuspinnatus isolate fPerMag1 chromosome 1, fPerMag1.2.pri, whole genome shotgun sequence genome, one window contains:
- the lef1 gene encoding lymphoid enhancer-binding factor 1 isoform X2, with protein sequence MPQLSGGGGDPELCATDEMIPFKDEGDPHKEQIFAELSHSEEEGDLADIKSSLVNESESSPSSNDAARQSQIPQDSYHEKHRDHPDDAKHQDLYGKGHPYPSYPGYIMMSNMGNDYMNNGSLSPPMPRTSNKVPVVQPSHAVHPLTPLITYSDEHFAPGPHSGHHQDNNKGMPRHHPGPDMPNFYSLSPGGVGQITPPLGWFSHHMVPGPPGPQATGIPHPAIVNPQIKHEPPHETDLMHMKSQHDQRKEQEPKRPHIKKPLNAFMLYMKEMRANVVAECTLKESAAINQILGRRWHALSREEQAKYYELARKERQLHMQLYPGWSARDNYKKKRKREKMQETATGTGQRMKTAYI encoded by the exons ATGCCACAGTTATCAGGCGGAGGAGGAGACCCGGAGCTGTGCGCCACGGACGAGATGATCCCGTTCAAAGATGAAGGGGACCCGCATAAGGAGCAGATCTTCGCAGAGCTCAGTCACtcggaggaggaaggagaccTGGCAGACATCAAGTCCTCCCTGGTGAACGAGTCAGAGAGCAGCCCCAGCAGTAACGAT GCAGCTAGACAGTCCCAAATACCACAAGATTCATATCATGAAAAACACAGAGACCATCCGGATGATG CAAAACATCAAGATCTGTATGGTAAAGGCCATCCATACCCAAGTTACCCAGGTTACATCATGATGAGTAACATGGGCAACGATTACATGAACAATGGCTCCCTTTCGCCGCCCATGCCCAGAACG TCCAACAAAGTCCCAGTGGTGCAGCCGTCCCATGCAGTCCACCCACTCACACCACTGATCACTTACAGCGATGAGCACTTCGCACCAGGCCCCCATTCTGGTCATCATCAAGACAACAACAAAG GAATGCCCAGGCATCACCCAGGACCAGACATGCCTAACTTCTACTCCCTGTCTCCTGGAGGAGTGGGTCAGATCACGCCTCCTCTGGGCTG GTTTTCTCACCACATGGTTCCCGGTCCCCCTGGTCCTCAAGCCACAGGGATCCCACACCCGGCCATTGTCAACCCACAGATTAAACACGAACCGCCCCACGAAACGGACCTCATGCACAT GAAATCCCAGCATGACCAGAGAAAGGAGCAGGAGCCCAAAAGACCGCACATCAAGAAGCCGCTAAACGCCTTCATGCTATACATGAAAGAAATGCGCGCCAACGTGGTCGCCGAGTGCACGCTAAAAGAAAGCGCGGCCATCAATCAGATCTTGGGACGGAGG TGGCATGCTTTATCTCGGGAAGAGCAAGCTAAATATTATGAGTTAGCCCGCAAGGAACGACAGCTCCACATGCAACTGTATCCAGGCTGGTCTGCTCGAGACAACTAT aagaagaagcggaAGAGGGAGAAGATGCAGGAAACAGCCACGG GTACAGGCCAGAGAATGAAAACGGCGTACATCTGA
- the lef1 gene encoding lymphoid enhancer-binding factor 1 isoform X1: protein MPQLSGGGGDPELCATDEMIPFKDEGDPHKEQIFAELSHSEEEGDLADIKSSLVNESESSPSSNDAARQSQIPQDSYHEKHRDHPDDAKHQDLYGKGHPYPSYPGYIMMSNMGNDYMNNGSLSPPMPRTSNKVPVVQPSHAVHPLTPLITYSDEHFAPGPHSGHHQDNNKGMPRHHPGPDMPNFYSLSPGGVGQITPPLGWFSHHMVPGPPGPQATGIPHPAIVNPQIKHEPPHETDLMHMKSQHDQRKEQEPKRPHIKKPLNAFMLYMKEMRANVVAECTLKESAAINQILGRRWHALSREEQAKYYELARKERQLHMQLYPGWSARDNYGKKKKRKREKMQETATGTGQRMKTAYI from the exons ATGCCACAGTTATCAGGCGGAGGAGGAGACCCGGAGCTGTGCGCCACGGACGAGATGATCCCGTTCAAAGATGAAGGGGACCCGCATAAGGAGCAGATCTTCGCAGAGCTCAGTCACtcggaggaggaaggagaccTGGCAGACATCAAGTCCTCCCTGGTGAACGAGTCAGAGAGCAGCCCCAGCAGTAACGAT GCAGCTAGACAGTCCCAAATACCACAAGATTCATATCATGAAAAACACAGAGACCATCCGGATGATG CAAAACATCAAGATCTGTATGGTAAAGGCCATCCATACCCAAGTTACCCAGGTTACATCATGATGAGTAACATGGGCAACGATTACATGAACAATGGCTCCCTTTCGCCGCCCATGCCCAGAACG TCCAACAAAGTCCCAGTGGTGCAGCCGTCCCATGCAGTCCACCCACTCACACCACTGATCACTTACAGCGATGAGCACTTCGCACCAGGCCCCCATTCTGGTCATCATCAAGACAACAACAAAG GAATGCCCAGGCATCACCCAGGACCAGACATGCCTAACTTCTACTCCCTGTCTCCTGGAGGAGTGGGTCAGATCACGCCTCCTCTGGGCTG GTTTTCTCACCACATGGTTCCCGGTCCCCCTGGTCCTCAAGCCACAGGGATCCCACACCCGGCCATTGTCAACCCACAGATTAAACACGAACCGCCCCACGAAACGGACCTCATGCACAT GAAATCCCAGCATGACCAGAGAAAGGAGCAGGAGCCCAAAAGACCGCACATCAAGAAGCCGCTAAACGCCTTCATGCTATACATGAAAGAAATGCGCGCCAACGTGGTCGCCGAGTGCACGCTAAAAGAAAGCGCGGCCATCAATCAGATCTTGGGACGGAGG TGGCATGCTTTATCTCGGGAAGAGCAAGCTAAATATTATGAGTTAGCCCGCAAGGAACGACAGCTCCACATGCAACTGTATCCAGGCTGGTCTGCTCGAGACAACTAT gggaagaagaagaagcggaAGAGGGAGAAGATGCAGGAAACAGCCACGG GTACAGGCCAGAGAATGAAAACGGCGTACATCTGA
- the lef1 gene encoding lymphoid enhancer-binding factor 1 isoform X3 yields MPQLSGGGGDPELCATDEMIPFKDEGDPHKEQIFAELSHSEEEGDLADIKSSLVNESESSPSSNDAARQSQIPQDSYHEKHRDHPDDAKHQDLYGKGHPYPSYPGYIMMSNMGNDYMNNGSLSPPMPRTSNKVPVVQPSHAVHPLTPLITYSDEHFAPGPHSGHHQDNNKGMPRHHPGPDMPNFYSLSPGGVGQITPPLGWFSHHMVPGPPGPQATGIPHPAIVNPQIKHEPPHETDLMHMKSQHDQRKEQEPKRPHIKKPLNAFMLYMKEMRANVVAECTLKESAAINQILGRRWHALSREEQAKYYELARKERQLHMQLYPGWSARDNYKKRKREKMQETATGTGQRMKTAYI; encoded by the exons ATGCCACAGTTATCAGGCGGAGGAGGAGACCCGGAGCTGTGCGCCACGGACGAGATGATCCCGTTCAAAGATGAAGGGGACCCGCATAAGGAGCAGATCTTCGCAGAGCTCAGTCACtcggaggaggaaggagaccTGGCAGACATCAAGTCCTCCCTGGTGAACGAGTCAGAGAGCAGCCCCAGCAGTAACGAT GCAGCTAGACAGTCCCAAATACCACAAGATTCATATCATGAAAAACACAGAGACCATCCGGATGATG CAAAACATCAAGATCTGTATGGTAAAGGCCATCCATACCCAAGTTACCCAGGTTACATCATGATGAGTAACATGGGCAACGATTACATGAACAATGGCTCCCTTTCGCCGCCCATGCCCAGAACG TCCAACAAAGTCCCAGTGGTGCAGCCGTCCCATGCAGTCCACCCACTCACACCACTGATCACTTACAGCGATGAGCACTTCGCACCAGGCCCCCATTCTGGTCATCATCAAGACAACAACAAAG GAATGCCCAGGCATCACCCAGGACCAGACATGCCTAACTTCTACTCCCTGTCTCCTGGAGGAGTGGGTCAGATCACGCCTCCTCTGGGCTG GTTTTCTCACCACATGGTTCCCGGTCCCCCTGGTCCTCAAGCCACAGGGATCCCACACCCGGCCATTGTCAACCCACAGATTAAACACGAACCGCCCCACGAAACGGACCTCATGCACAT GAAATCCCAGCATGACCAGAGAAAGGAGCAGGAGCCCAAAAGACCGCACATCAAGAAGCCGCTAAACGCCTTCATGCTATACATGAAAGAAATGCGCGCCAACGTGGTCGCCGAGTGCACGCTAAAAGAAAGCGCGGCCATCAATCAGATCTTGGGACGGAGG TGGCATGCTTTATCTCGGGAAGAGCAAGCTAAATATTATGAGTTAGCCCGCAAGGAACGACAGCTCCACATGCAACTGTATCCAGGCTGGTCTGCTCGAGACAACTAT aagaagcggaAGAGGGAGAAGATGCAGGAAACAGCCACGG GTACAGGCCAGAGAATGAAAACGGCGTACATCTGA